A part of Cystobacter ferrugineus genomic DNA contains:
- a CDS encoding DNA alkylation repair protein has product MPEQLKTFFDRKLVERIATMLRTAHPSFPEQRFVAEATDRLGDHELVGRARHIMQAMHRALPDDFERAAGILLRSLEPESARQESQGMGVFIYLPHTMYVAEHGLGHFETSMRAQYELTKRFTAEFSIRPFLERYPRETLARLQAWTEDPNVHVRRLVSEGTRPRLPWASRLRAFQEDPRPVLALLDRLKDDPELYVRRSVANNLNDIGKDHPDVLVDTCARWKEGASPERLWVIRHALRSSVKRGDLRALEVLGFSGGGSLEVTASFQPRRVRLGESVRMSLSVTNGARTRQQAIVDLAVHFIKANGSASPKVFKGGKIDLPPGASCILEKTISLATMTTRKHYAGTHRVEALVNGRATDLGSFTVTG; this is encoded by the coding sequence ATGCCGGAACAGCTCAAGACCTTCTTCGACCGGAAATTGGTGGAGCGCATCGCCACCATGCTGCGTACCGCTCACCCCTCCTTCCCGGAGCAACGGTTCGTGGCCGAAGCCACCGATAGACTCGGGGACCACGAGCTCGTGGGCCGAGCCCGTCACATCATGCAGGCGATGCACCGGGCGCTCCCCGATGACTTCGAGCGCGCGGCCGGAATCCTCCTGCGCTCGCTCGAACCGGAGTCCGCGCGACAGGAATCGCAGGGCATGGGGGTGTTCATCTACCTGCCGCACACGATGTACGTCGCGGAGCACGGGCTCGGCCATTTCGAGACCTCGATGCGCGCCCAGTACGAGCTCACCAAGCGGTTCACCGCGGAGTTCTCCATCCGCCCCTTCCTCGAGCGCTACCCCCGCGAGACCCTGGCGCGACTCCAGGCATGGACGGAAGATCCGAACGTCCACGTCCGGCGGCTCGTCTCGGAGGGTACGCGGCCCCGGCTGCCCTGGGCCTCCCGGCTCCGAGCCTTCCAGGAGGATCCTCGCCCGGTGCTCGCCCTGCTCGATCGGCTCAAGGACGACCCCGAGCTCTACGTGCGACGCTCCGTCGCCAACAACCTCAATGACATCGGCAAGGATCACCCCGACGTCCTGGTGGACACCTGCGCGCGGTGGAAGGAAGGCGCCTCACCGGAGCGGCTGTGGGTCATCCGCCACGCACTCCGCTCCTCGGTGAAGCGCGGGGATCTCCGCGCGCTCGAGGTGCTCGGGTTCAGCGGCGGCGGCTCGCTCGAGGTGACGGCCTCGTTCCAACCCAGGCGGGTGCGGCTCGGCGAGAGCGTCAGGATGAGCCTGTCCGTCACCAACGGCGCGAGGACACGTCAGCAGGCCATCGTCGACCTGGCCGTGCACTTCATCAAGGCGAACGGCTCGGCCAGCCCCAAGGTCTTCAAGGGAGGGAAGATCGATCTCCCTCCCGGCGCGTCTTGCATCCTCGAGAAGACGATCTCCCTCGCCACGATGACGACCCGCAAGCACTACGCGGGCACGCACCGGGTCGAGGCGCTCGTGAATGGCCGGGCCACCGACCTGGGGAGTTTCACCGTCACCGGGTGA
- a CDS encoding alpha/beta fold hydrolase, giving the protein MSSSSSRVFDLPLPDLPLEAGARIRSHIARGWWWGPAGDLPWLQSRAHLLSEEAVRDNALKVVHRTRAELEELTDSLPPPERVPLDTSVPTVLLVHALTGDMRAGGPGGWWEPVIGPGRALEPERVRLLCFNNLGSCYGSSGPADEGFPRRGEDARFGPPAPLLKGDPRLDETHLPATITPWDQARAILQSLDALGIERVSLLTGGSLGGMIVLCLAVLAPERFERIAPIAAASESSAWVVGWNHVARQTLLADPGYPNNAERGLELARQLATLTYRAEPGMDAHHGRGRPRPGETQAPGWSSRGHYPIQSYLEHQGTKLRARFDARSYLALLGAMDHHDLSRPPEPDTREEWGVPRIQASALCVGIEEDQLFSARHMEELARSLRDLGRHAEYAAISSSYGHDGFLIEWEPLDVLLRRALALPPGHRGGSARAPGVARAGGRRPFPVLAGVTG; this is encoded by the coding sequence ATGTCCTCTTCCTCCTCCCGCGTCTTCGACCTCCCCCTGCCCGACCTGCCCCTCGAGGCCGGTGCCCGGATCCGCTCCCACATCGCGCGGGGCTGGTGGTGGGGACCCGCCGGGGATCTCCCCTGGCTCCAATCCCGCGCCCACCTCCTCTCGGAGGAGGCGGTGCGGGACAATGCCCTGAAGGTCGTCCACCGCACCCGGGCGGAACTGGAGGAGCTGACCGACTCGCTCCCGCCCCCGGAGCGAGTGCCCCTCGACACGTCCGTGCCCACGGTGCTGCTCGTGCACGCGCTCACCGGGGACATGCGCGCCGGAGGGCCGGGCGGCTGGTGGGAGCCCGTCATCGGACCGGGCCGCGCGTTGGAGCCCGAGCGGGTGCGGCTGCTGTGTTTCAACAACCTGGGCTCCTGTTATGGCAGCTCGGGCCCGGCGGACGAGGGCTTTCCCCGGCGCGGGGAGGACGCGCGCTTCGGGCCCCCCGCTCCGCTGCTCAAGGGAGACCCGCGGCTCGACGAGACGCACCTCCCGGCGACGATCACCCCGTGGGATCAGGCGCGCGCCATCCTCCAGTCCCTGGACGCGCTGGGCATCGAGCGCGTGTCGCTCCTCACGGGTGGCTCGCTCGGGGGGATGATCGTCCTGTGCCTCGCGGTGCTGGCGCCCGAGCGCTTCGAGCGCATCGCGCCCATCGCCGCCGCGAGCGAGTCGAGCGCGTGGGTGGTGGGATGGAACCACGTGGCGCGGCAGACGCTACTGGCGGACCCCGGGTATCCGAACAACGCCGAGCGGGGACTGGAGCTGGCGCGCCAGCTCGCCACCCTCACCTACCGCGCGGAGCCGGGCATGGACGCGCACCACGGACGCGGCCGGCCCCGACCCGGAGAGACCCAGGCCCCGGGCTGGTCCTCGCGGGGGCACTACCCCATCCAGAGTTATCTGGAACACCAGGGCACCAAGCTCCGGGCGCGCTTCGATGCCCGGTCCTACCTGGCGCTCCTGGGCGCCATGGATCACCACGATCTCTCGCGGCCCCCCGAGCCCGATACCCGGGAAGAGTGGGGCGTGCCGCGCATCCAGGCGAGCGCGCTGTGCGTGGGCATCGAGGAGGATCAGCTCTTCTCCGCGCGGCACATGGAAGAGCTGGCCCGGAGCCTGCGCGACCTGGGCCGTCACGCGGAGTACGCCGCGATCTCCAGCTCCTACGGCCACGATGGCTTCCTCATCGAGTGGGAGCCGCTCGACGTGCTGTTGCGGCGCGCGCTCGCCCTGCCGCCGGGACATCGAGGTGGATCCGCTCGTGCCCCAGGAGTTGCGCGCGCAGGAGGACGTAGGCCGTTTCCTGTCCTCGCTGGAGTCACTGGATAG
- a CDS encoding HEAT repeat domain-containing protein, with translation MARELDVKQWRDALVEACEDGDGTRARTLVLQPGPRRARALLEGMLEDPDALVRQAASWGLGELGGGASARRLEQQLPIEESRRDHDGASVVEAITQALGRIKEAGSRATLVRRLKRLVPGRDILSEVNPLARALWRHRHPDLLPDIREALERLDLSELNSLRGLRLLLEKSPEELRTWAQDMSVPVKDKTEVLTVLEEEVPDAWMPALSAFISTAEAMVDSAVSQGGEAAYFCERLLLLLLGQERLLPRVAPEVRSDLRILARRLLAATSLNSSTRAASLLALIGQPEDVILLERHRPAEPILARLFDDVARALLRIHVK, from the coding sequence ATGGCACGAGAGCTGGACGTGAAGCAGTGGCGAGACGCATTGGTTGAGGCATGCGAGGACGGGGATGGTACTCGCGCGAGAACGCTCGTGTTGCAGCCGGGCCCTCGCAGGGCCAGGGCCTTGCTGGAAGGCATGCTGGAAGACCCGGATGCGCTCGTACGGCAGGCGGCGAGTTGGGGCCTGGGCGAATTGGGCGGCGGGGCCAGTGCCAGACGCCTGGAGCAACAACTGCCCATCGAGGAGTCCCGCCGGGATCATGACGGGGCCTCCGTCGTGGAGGCCATCACCCAGGCGTTGGGTCGTATCAAGGAAGCGGGTTCACGGGCGACCCTGGTGCGCAGGCTGAAACGGTTGGTTCCTGGCAGGGACATTCTTTCGGAGGTCAATCCGTTGGCCCGAGCCCTGTGGCGCCACCGCCATCCCGACCTGTTACCGGATATTCGCGAAGCGTTGGAGCGACTTGACCTGTCGGAGTTGAACTCCCTGCGGGGGTTGCGACTACTTCTGGAGAAGTCACCCGAGGAACTCCGCACGTGGGCCCAGGACATGTCGGTGCCCGTGAAGGATAAGACGGAAGTTCTTACGGTGCTCGAAGAAGAGGTGCCCGACGCATGGATGCCTGCCCTTTCCGCCTTCATCTCCACAGCGGAGGCTATGGTCGATAGTGCGGTGAGCCAGGGTGGAGAGGCCGCTTACTTTTGCGAGCGCTTGCTGCTCCTCCTGCTCGGGCAGGAGCGGCTCCTCCCGAGGGTTGCTCCTGAAGTCCGCTCTGATTTGCGCATCCTGGCCCGGAGACTGCTCGCTGCGACGTCTCTTAACAGCTCCACGAGAGCAGCCAGCCTCCTGGCGTTGATAGGCCAGCCAGAGGATGTGATTCTCCTGGAGAGACACCGTCCGGCGGAGCCAATTCTGGCCAGGCTCTTCGATGATGTGGCCCGGGCTTTGCTCCGCATCCATGTGAAGTGA
- a CDS encoding SDR family oxidoreductase has product MSRRILVTGASGMLGSHVLSVLSAKNDVLGWSHGADRAPLHRIDATHAGQVEQFFRTHTPEVCVHCIASPDVLACERDPHMAAQLNSQTTKQVARACTEYGAKLVYISSEYVFDGTASDGYTEDSQPRPLQIYGETKLRGEEHAAQVPHHLTVRLPVLYGGPVPGRKPTWLEAMLRSLEQGLPVELDDHFERQPTWSYDVATVLARAIDEEVEGILHVATQEGLTKYAWGVKVAEAAGLPSSLLRPVPAPPETSGPRKPARPWLHTHRLQQLGISPPPGVSERAAAYVRSLGGAWRT; this is encoded by the coding sequence ATGTCTCGAAGAATCCTTGTCACCGGTGCAAGCGGCATGCTGGGGAGCCACGTGCTGTCGGTGCTCAGCGCGAAGAATGACGTGCTCGGCTGGTCCCACGGCGCGGACCGTGCCCCTCTCCACCGGATCGATGCGACCCATGCCGGCCAGGTCGAACAATTCTTCCGCACCCATACGCCAGAGGTTTGTGTGCATTGCATCGCGAGCCCCGACGTCCTGGCCTGCGAGCGTGACCCACACATGGCGGCTCAGTTGAATTCACAGACCACGAAACAGGTCGCGAGGGCCTGCACGGAATATGGTGCGAAGCTCGTCTACATTTCCTCGGAGTACGTTTTCGACGGTACCGCGAGTGATGGTTACACCGAAGACAGCCAGCCCCGGCCGCTGCAAATCTACGGAGAAACCAAACTGCGTGGAGAGGAGCACGCCGCCCAGGTGCCCCACCACCTGACGGTCCGCCTTCCCGTCCTCTATGGAGGACCGGTTCCGGGCCGCAAGCCGACGTGGCTCGAGGCCATGCTCCGGTCGCTGGAGCAGGGCTTGCCCGTGGAGCTCGACGACCACTTCGAGCGACAGCCGACATGGTCATACGACGTGGCCACGGTGCTGGCTCGCGCCATCGACGAGGAAGTCGAGGGCATCCTCCACGTAGCCACCCAGGAAGGCCTCACGAAATACGCCTGGGGGGTGAAGGTGGCGGAGGCGGCGGGCCTGCCGTCCTCGCTGCTGCGTCCCGTCCCCGCCCCGCCCGAGACCTCGGGGCCCAGGAAACCGGCTCGTCCCTGGCTGCACACACACCGATTGCAACAATTGGGAATCTCTCCACCTCCCGGCGTCTCGGAACGTGCCGCCGCTTATGTGCGCTCGCTCGGAGGAGCGTGGAGGACGTAG
- a CDS encoding phosphotransferase → MVKQTSPVDEEERSRTLAEALKCGVGNVLIFDCSCNIRPEVLHTFANLTTATVLMADPVDGGKPAKATVSQEGRPSLQLEGLGTASAGNYLGALLLTSAERPDLCAILEESDFLISWHGALGLLSRRIRLRSAVFSRDIHGSETVIEHRLAGGSYARTYLRMHAASGRRTVRKEAMGVGRGKLTEEIRWLRGLEGPASRYFPEVVDHRIEPYGVSMDLSYHHLPTLRRLILSGEIDEAEAARWACRVLAALKHDIHPGGQRPAPGDYVWRTHLRRIEERLAETASALPERQALWSAEKVRVNGVWLRNVHDLVTALTHDQKALRILTPSHLVRTHGDPHFDNILIDRNSYRFFLIDPRGNDGYDVAYDLGKIWHSVNSMYDLIHDGHVRVEAQGDELNYTLTSPRMVAFYRRVRERIRSWLTATGWGQGDPYWMLKVRLAEAAHMCSVMPFHIARDQKDTVALACYARGLELINSLYADLTSAPAPLDPWTDRKDAAECV, encoded by the coding sequence ATGGTGAAGCAGACCTCGCCCGTGGACGAAGAGGAGCGCTCCCGCACGCTGGCCGAGGCGCTGAAGTGCGGCGTCGGCAACGTGTTGATCTTCGACTGCTCCTGCAACATCCGGCCGGAAGTCCTGCACACCTTCGCCAACCTCACCACCGCCACCGTGCTGATGGCCGACCCGGTGGATGGCGGAAAGCCGGCGAAGGCCACGGTCAGCCAGGAAGGCCGCCCCTCCTTGCAACTGGAGGGCCTCGGAACCGCGAGCGCCGGGAACTATCTCGGGGCGCTCCTCCTGACGAGCGCGGAGCGGCCCGATCTGTGCGCCATCCTCGAGGAGAGCGACTTCCTGATCTCCTGGCATGGAGCGCTCGGCCTGCTGTCACGCCGCATCCGGCTCCGAAGCGCCGTGTTCTCCCGGGACATCCACGGGAGTGAAACCGTCATCGAGCACAGGCTGGCCGGCGGCTCCTACGCCCGCACGTACCTGCGGATGCATGCCGCGTCCGGACGCCGGACCGTCCGCAAGGAGGCGATGGGCGTCGGCCGCGGCAAGCTGACCGAGGAAATCCGCTGGCTGCGTGGCCTGGAGGGCCCGGCGAGCCGGTATTTCCCGGAGGTGGTCGACCACCGCATCGAGCCGTACGGCGTCTCGATGGACCTCTCGTACCACCACCTCCCCACGCTGCGCCGGCTCATCCTCTCCGGAGAGATCGACGAGGCGGAAGCAGCGAGGTGGGCGTGCCGGGTCCTCGCCGCCCTCAAGCACGACATCCACCCGGGCGGCCAGCGACCCGCGCCTGGCGATTACGTGTGGCGCACCCATCTGCGCCGTATCGAGGAGAGACTCGCGGAGACGGCGAGCGCGCTTCCGGAGAGGCAGGCGCTGTGGAGCGCCGAGAAGGTGCGCGTGAACGGGGTGTGGCTGAGGAACGTCCATGACCTCGTCACGGCCCTGACGCACGACCAGAAGGCGTTGCGCATCCTGACGCCCAGCCACCTGGTGCGCACCCATGGAGACCCGCACTTCGACAACATCCTGATCGACAGGAACAGCTACCGCTTCTTCCTGATCGATCCCCGCGGGAATGACGGCTACGACGTGGCGTATGACCTGGGGAAGATCTGGCACTCCGTCAACTCCATGTACGACCTGATTCACGATGGCCACGTGCGAGTCGAAGCCCAGGGGGACGAGCTCAACTACACCCTCACCTCACCGCGCATGGTGGCGTTCTATCGCAGGGTGCGCGAGCGCATCCGCTCCTGGCTCACCGCCACCGGGTGGGGCCAGGGAGATCCCTACTGGATGCTCAAGGTGCGTCTGGCCGAGGCCGCCCACATGTGCAGCGTCATGCCCTTCCACATCGCCCGGGATCAAAAAGACACGGTCGCGCTCGCTTGCTACGCACGCGGGCTCGAGCTGATCAACAGCCTCTACGCGGATCTGACGTCGGCTCCCGCCCCGTTGGACCCGTGGACCGACAGAAAGGATGCAGCCGAATGCGTGTAG
- a CDS encoding sugar transferase, protein MTPSVPPPAPGKFTASGRFAAVNAAVKSLWLVPPRVMLQRRASRTLLMHALRASARVLFLLAADATAFVLARAALNAFKTSHRLEPLDAATRWAVPPLGSAGGWQMGAALVVGLLVAGAYHSGDDWRSPRKIVSGVLLAVGLVLWRDLWLRGIAPVVVHYLTAVAGLGIALVGARRLLAWLIARLIRIPLFSSPAERVLLVGDPEAPESRRVLERLEHFGVLDMMGWVSIQKNAQVSGGDKLLGSLDDLWSVLQNNSADTVVLCGMLGDAQLRQLLEAVDSAGVRLLAVSRYDRLGGWVRPSPISYRAMPFMELTLPSLRAQQLWVKRIVDLMGAGLGLLIISPLLALIAMAIKLDSRGPVFFAQERVGRGGRTFRMMKFRTMRVGADAEKAKLAHLNTSGDARLFKIPNDPRVTRVGAVLRKWSLDELPQLFNVLRGEMSIVGPRPFFESDLATYRDHHFGRLGARPGITGLWQVSGRSSITDFEEVVRLDCEYIHRWSLWLDIEILFRTLPAVLRRTGAY, encoded by the coding sequence GTGACTCCCTCGGTTCCTCCCCCCGCTCCAGGCAAGTTCACCGCGTCGGGCCGTTTCGCGGCGGTCAACGCGGCGGTCAAGTCGCTCTGGCTGGTGCCGCCCCGGGTGATGTTGCAGCGCCGCGCCTCGCGCACGCTGCTGATGCACGCGCTGCGGGCCTCCGCCCGGGTGCTGTTCCTGCTGGCCGCGGACGCCACGGCCTTCGTGCTGGCGCGCGCCGCGCTCAATGCGTTCAAGACGAGCCATCGCCTCGAGCCGCTCGACGCTGCCACGCGCTGGGCGGTGCCTCCGCTGGGCTCCGCGGGCGGCTGGCAGATGGGGGCCGCGCTCGTGGTGGGGCTGCTGGTGGCGGGGGCCTACCACTCGGGGGATGACTGGCGCTCGCCGCGGAAGATCGTCAGTGGCGTGCTGCTCGCCGTGGGCCTGGTGCTCTGGCGAGACCTGTGGCTGCGCGGCATCGCGCCCGTGGTGGTGCACTACCTCACGGCGGTGGCGGGCCTGGGCATCGCCCTGGTGGGGGCGCGCCGGCTCCTGGCCTGGCTCATCGCCCGGCTCATCCGCATTCCCCTCTTCAGCTCGCCCGCCGAGCGTGTGCTGCTGGTGGGAGATCCCGAGGCCCCGGAGAGTCGCCGGGTGCTCGAGCGCCTGGAGCACTTCGGCGTGCTGGACATGATGGGCTGGGTGTCCATCCAGAAGAACGCGCAGGTGTCTGGCGGGGACAAGCTGCTCGGCTCGTTGGATGACCTGTGGAGCGTGCTGCAGAACAACTCCGCGGACACCGTGGTGCTCTGTGGGATGCTCGGGGACGCGCAGCTCAGGCAGTTGCTCGAGGCGGTGGACTCCGCGGGCGTGCGGCTGCTCGCCGTGTCCCGGTATGACCGGCTCGGGGGCTGGGTGCGCCCCTCACCCATCTCCTACCGCGCCATGCCCTTCATGGAGCTGACACTGCCGTCGCTGCGCGCGCAGCAGCTCTGGGTGAAGCGGATCGTGGACCTGATGGGCGCGGGGCTGGGGCTGCTCATCATCTCGCCGCTGCTCGCGCTGATCGCCATGGCCATCAAGCTCGACTCGCGCGGGCCCGTCTTCTTCGCCCAGGAGCGCGTGGGGCGCGGCGGCCGCACCTTCCGCATGATGAAGTTCCGCACCATGCGGGTGGGCGCGGACGCGGAGAAGGCGAAGCTGGCGCACCTCAACACCAGCGGCGACGCGCGCCTGTTCAAGATTCCCAATGATCCGCGCGTCACGCGCGTGGGGGCCGTCCTGCGCAAGTGGAGCCTGGACGAGCTGCCCCAGCTCTTCAACGTGCTGCGCGGGGAGATGTCCATCGTGGGGCCCCGGCCCTTCTTCGAGTCGGACCTGGCGACCTACCGCGACCACCACTTCGGCCGGCTGGGGGCCCGTCCGGGCATCACCGGCCTGTGGCAGGTCAGCGGCCGCAGCTCCATCACCGACTTCGAGGAGGTGGTTCGGCTGGACTGCGAGTACATCCACCGCTGGTCGCTCTGGCTGGACATTGAAATCCTCTTCCGCACGTTGCCAGCGGTGCTCCGGCGCACGGGCGCCTACTGA
- a CDS encoding class I adenylate-forming enzyme family protein, which produces MFPQTVLDQMRDDGDRIWFEHGSRVVTAADVLRTARRVASGLRAAGVGPGTGLAVSASVTPEAFAAMMAAWALGARIAGIRPGLTSGQLTHLLGDRVDALLIDPANNTTEMRKAAGKLPVLCLGAAADLPDVLAAEDDGAPLRASGRPEDVARIIYTSGSTGNPKGGVQTYAAMSLDWPAYPEYWSPAIREMASGMQRHLLFGTLNSQVALDYALVAVLSGGIVVIPENMDLRPFFPAVIARHRITSSIMSVPRLYQMLDSLRTDPVDVSSLRTLMVSGSPLNPQRYADALRRLGPVVFQGYGQTEAGLLSMLTPREALASKGALESVGRFQHRAKLEVRGPDGAPVPPGEVGELFVQTPHQASGYWADPQEAAEVFVEGWIRTRDLGYVDGDGYVHLVGRAREVIIVNANVYYAGPIERVLAEHPSVDQAYVVGKDDEQTGEAVHAFVVPRPGAQPDIGELRDWVQSRLGQACVPRTVTFITEVPIGPSGKPNKRALASR; this is translated from the coding sequence ATGTTTCCCCAAACCGTTCTCGATCAGATGCGTGACGACGGCGACCGGATCTGGTTCGAACACGGGAGCCGGGTGGTTACCGCGGCCGACGTGCTGCGCACGGCCCGGCGCGTGGCCTCGGGCCTGCGAGCCGCTGGTGTGGGGCCGGGCACCGGCCTGGCCGTGTCCGCCAGCGTCACGCCGGAAGCCTTCGCGGCGATGATGGCGGCCTGGGCGCTGGGCGCCCGCATCGCGGGCATCCGTCCGGGTCTGACGTCCGGGCAGCTGACCCACCTGCTCGGAGATCGCGTCGACGCACTGCTCATCGATCCGGCGAACAACACCACCGAGATGCGCAAGGCGGCCGGGAAGCTACCGGTGCTGTGCCTCGGCGCGGCGGCGGATCTGCCGGATGTGCTTGCCGCGGAGGACGATGGGGCGCCCCTACGGGCCTCGGGGCGGCCGGAGGACGTCGCCCGGATCATCTATACCAGCGGCAGCACCGGCAACCCCAAGGGAGGCGTCCAGACGTACGCGGCGATGAGCCTGGATTGGCCGGCCTACCCCGAGTACTGGAGTCCCGCCATCCGCGAGATGGCCTCCGGGATGCAGCGCCATCTGCTGTTCGGCACGCTGAACAGCCAGGTCGCGCTGGACTACGCGCTGGTGGCGGTGCTCAGTGGTGGCATCGTCGTCATCCCGGAGAACATGGACCTGCGACCGTTCTTCCCGGCCGTGATCGCCCGCCACCGCATCACCAGCAGCATCATGAGCGTGCCGCGGCTCTACCAGATGCTCGACAGCCTGCGCACGGACCCGGTCGATGTCAGCAGCCTGCGCACCCTCATGGTCTCCGGCTCGCCCTTGAACCCGCAGCGCTATGCCGATGCCCTGCGGCGGCTCGGTCCGGTGGTCTTCCAGGGCTACGGCCAGACGGAGGCGGGTCTGCTGTCGATGTTGACGCCACGGGAAGCCCTGGCGTCGAAGGGGGCTCTGGAATCCGTGGGCCGTTTTCAGCACAGGGCGAAGCTGGAGGTTCGCGGCCCCGACGGCGCCCCGGTACCACCTGGAGAGGTGGGCGAGCTGTTCGTGCAGACTCCGCACCAGGCGTCCGGTTACTGGGCGGATCCGCAGGAGGCCGCCGAGGTGTTCGTCGAGGGTTGGATTCGCACCCGCGACCTGGGCTACGTCGACGGCGACGGTTATGTGCACCTCGTGGGCCGGGCGCGCGAGGTGATCATCGTCAACGCGAACGTCTATTACGCCGGCCCCATCGAGCGGGTACTCGCGGAGCACCCCTCCGTCGATCAAGCCTATGTCGTCGGCAAGGACGACGAGCAGACCGGGGAGGCGGTGCATGCCTTCGTGGTGCCGCGGCCGGGCGCGCAGCCGGACATCGGTGAACTGCGGGACTGGGTGCAGAGCCGGTTGGGGCAGGCCTGCGTGCCACGCACCGTGACTTTCATCACCGAGGTTCCCATCGGGCCGAGCGGCAAGCCGAACAAGCGCGCGCTGGCCAGCCGCTGA
- a CDS encoding DUF952 domain-containing protein — MNSPIYTLVRGADWRAAKTTGAYLGSADDTRDGFLHLSTAEQVRESARKHRSGEQDLWLVAVDPAALGAALRWEPASGGRRPGLFPHLYGPLPMSAVLSEVPLPLGENGQHVFPDEVR; from the coding sequence ATGAACTCCCCGATCTATACGCTCGTCCGCGGCGCCGACTGGCGGGCCGCCAAGACGACTGGCGCCTATCTCGGCTCGGCCGACGACACGCGTGACGGCTTCCTGCACCTCTCCACGGCCGAGCAGGTGCGCGAGAGCGCGCGCAAGCACCGCTCGGGGGAACAGGACCTGTGGCTGGTGGCCGTCGACCCGGCCGCACTGGGCGCGGCGCTGCGCTGGGAGCCGGCCTCGGGTGGCCGTCGCCCAGGACTGTTCCCGCACCTGTACGGCCCGCTGCCCATGTCGGCCGTGTTGTCGGAGGTTCCGCTGCCGCTGGGCGAGAACGGACAGCATGTCTTCCCCGACGAGGTGCGGTAA
- a CDS encoding O-acetylhomoserine aminocarboxypropyltransferase/cysteine synthase family protein: MSTKQTPSQHFETLSLHAGYEPEPTTGSRAVPIYQTTSYRFRNAQHAADLFALKEPGNIYTRITNPTTDVFEKRIAALEGGVGALAVASGQAAETLALLTLLKAGDEFVSATSLYGGTYNLFKVTLARLGIQARFADVNELETVRAAIGPRTKALYLESIGNPRLDIPDFEALGAIAKEAGIPLIVDNTGLSPALFNPLRHGANIVVHSATKYIGGHGTSIGGVIVDGGNFPWNNGRFPEFTDPNPSYHGLRLHEALGPAAFIAKARLEGLRDLGPALSPFNAHAFILGLETLKLRVERHSQNALAVARWLRQHPKVEWVRYPGLEEDPSFPLARKYLRNGSGGLVTFGVRGGVDAGRRLIDGVKLWSLLANIGDTRSLIIHPASTTHQQLSPEERLSTGVTDGLVRLSVGLEHIDDITADLEQALSAA, translated from the coding sequence ATGAGCACGAAGCAGACCCCCTCTCAGCACTTCGAGACGCTGTCGCTCCATGCCGGCTACGAGCCCGAGCCCACCACCGGCTCGCGCGCGGTGCCCATCTACCAGACGACGAGCTACCGCTTCCGCAACGCGCAGCACGCGGCGGATCTCTTCGCGCTCAAGGAGCCGGGCAACATCTACACGCGCATCACCAACCCCACCACGGACGTCTTCGAGAAGCGCATCGCCGCGCTCGAGGGGGGCGTGGGAGCACTCGCGGTGGCATCGGGCCAGGCCGCCGAGACGCTCGCGCTGCTCACCCTCCTGAAGGCCGGAGATGAGTTCGTCTCCGCCACCAGCCTCTACGGCGGCACGTACAACCTCTTCAAGGTGACGCTGGCGCGGCTGGGCATCCAGGCGCGCTTCGCGGACGTGAACGAGTTGGAGACGGTGCGCGCGGCCATCGGGCCCAGGACGAAGGCGCTCTACCTCGAGTCCATCGGCAACCCGCGCCTGGACATCCCGGACTTCGAGGCGCTGGGAGCCATCGCGAAGGAGGCGGGCATCCCCCTCATCGTGGACAACACGGGCCTGTCCCCGGCGCTCTTCAACCCGCTGCGCCACGGGGCCAACATCGTGGTGCACAGCGCGACGAAGTACATCGGCGGCCATGGCACCTCCATCGGCGGCGTCATCGTCGACGGCGGCAACTTCCCCTGGAACAACGGCCGCTTCCCCGAGTTCACCGACCCCAACCCCAGCTACCACGGCCTGCGGCTGCACGAGGCGCTCGGCCCGGCGGCGTTCATCGCCAAGGCACGCCTGGAGGGCCTGCGCGACCTCGGCCCCGCGCTCAGCCCCTTCAACGCGCACGCCTTCATCCTGGGCCTGGAGACGCTCAAGCTGCGCGTGGAGCGCCACTCGCAGAACGCCCTGGCCGTGGCCCGCTGGCTGCGCCAGCACCCGAAGGTGGAGTGGGTGCGCTACCCCGGCCTGGAGGAGGATCCCTCCTTCCCGCTCGCCAGGAAGTACCTGCGCAACGGCTCGGGCGGCCTGGTGACGTTCGGGGTGCGCGGCGGCGTGGACGCGGGACGGCGGCTCATCGACGGCGTGAAGCTGTGGAGCCTGCTGGCCAACATCGGTGACACGCGCTCGCTCATCATCCACCCGGCGAGCACCACCCACCAGCAGCTCTCCCCCGAGGAGCGCCTGAGCACCGGCGTGACGGACGGGCTCGTCCGTTTGTCGGTGGGTCTGGAGCACATCGACGACATCACCGCGGACCTGGAGCAGGCGCTCTCGGCGGCCTGA